One stretch of Corynebacterium auriscanis DNA includes these proteins:
- a CDS encoding DUF4282 domain-containing protein, protein MTYHNTPHRDGGPNIQMGSKQDTFFSALFNFGFTKYVTPSLVRVLYILGIVVIVLWALMPFFGALLGISLLDSLQDELRPSSAYGDYSPYTNYPTYGSELDSQIDKSQGAVAGYAAMSLVTGAIGALIQIGLLRISLEVLMALMRTAEAWQRIKQRHEAGIATL, encoded by the coding sequence ATGACTTATCACAACACGCCACATCGTGATGGCGGCCCGAACATCCAGATGGGTTCAAAGCAGGATACGTTCTTTTCCGCTTTGTTCAATTTTGGATTCACTAAGTACGTGACCCCCAGCCTCGTCAGGGTCCTTTACATTCTAGGCATCGTGGTAATTGTCCTGTGGGCACTCATGCCATTCTTTGGCGCGTTGCTCGGAATCTCGTTGCTGGATTCTTTGCAAGACGAACTGCGCCCATCGAGCGCGTACGGTGACTATAGTCCGTACACGAATTACCCCACCTACGGCTCCGAACTGGACTCGCAGATTGATAAATCACAAGGTGCGGTTGCAGGTTACGCGGCGATGTCCTTGGTGACTGGCGCCATCGGAGCCCTTATCCAAATCGGTTTGCTGCGCATTTCACTTGAAGTGCTGATGGCTCTCATGCGCACAGCTGAAGCGTGGCAACGCATCAAGCAACGCCACGAGGCGGGAATCGCCACCCTGTAG
- the recO gene encoding DNA repair protein RecO has product MPRRTPSPRPTYRDEAFVLRTHKLGEADLILVLLTRDHGQVRGVAKAIRKSKSRFGAKLDRFTRVNVQIYPSRGLANITDADAVESYAGPIVADPDRYFAGCAALEVAHLFGGEDSSVFLLLDATLRDLAAPHPSLPLVNVVDRFVLKALDMAGWAPSLVDCAQCGKTGPHRAFHPMAGGAVCVTCRPPGAMTPPGQAVRLLWLLANDRNDTAAEVATDRAVSRQAHELLLSHVRYHLESGCPAYAAL; this is encoded by the coding sequence ATGCCTCGCCGAACGCCATCGCCTCGCCCCACTTACCGGGACGAGGCTTTCGTCTTGCGCACTCATAAATTGGGCGAGGCAGATTTGATCCTCGTGCTATTGACTCGCGACCATGGGCAGGTGCGGGGCGTCGCTAAAGCAATTCGCAAATCGAAGTCACGGTTCGGTGCCAAGTTAGACCGCTTCACGCGAGTCAACGTGCAGATTTACCCAAGCCGAGGATTGGCCAATATCACGGATGCGGATGCGGTGGAATCCTACGCTGGCCCCATTGTTGCTGACCCCGATCGCTATTTCGCAGGGTGCGCGGCGCTTGAGGTTGCACACTTATTTGGCGGGGAGGATAGTTCTGTCTTTCTTCTTCTCGACGCCACCCTCCGCGACCTCGCCGCTCCTCATCCATCGTTGCCCCTAGTGAACGTGGTTGATCGCTTCGTGTTGAAAGCGTTGGACATGGCCGGATGGGCACCCAGCTTGGTTGATTGTGCACAATGTGGGAAGACGGGCCCGCACCGCGCGTTCCATCCCATGGCCGGCGGGGCAGTGTGTGTTACGTGCCGTCCACCGGGGGCAATGACACCCCCTGGGCAAGCTGTTCGGTTGTTGTGGTTGCTAGCCAACGATCGCAACGATACTGCTGCGGAAGTTGCGACGGATCGTGCAGTTTCTCGGCAAGCACACGAATTGCTTCTCAGCCACGTTCGTTATCACCTGGAATCGGGTTGTCCCGCGTATGCGGCCCTGTAA
- a CDS encoding isoprenyl transferase has product MERVNTQHPAPAATHIDRSSIPAELVPKHIAIVMDGNGRWAQDRGLPRTEGHKRGEGVLLSLVEECLELGVDYLSAYAFSTENWRRSAEEVRFLMGFNRDVLRRQRDYLDSLGVRIRWVGRRPRLWRSVIAELEKAERQTATNSKMTLAMCVNYGGRAEIVDAARAIADDVARGALKPRQISEARFADYLDEPDMPDVDLFLRPSGEQRTSNFLPWQSTYAEMVYQDVLFPDYTPNDLRAAVLEFAKRDRRFGGVK; this is encoded by the coding sequence ATGGAACGGGTGAATACGCAACATCCTGCACCAGCCGCCACCCATATCGATCGCAGCTCCATTCCGGCTGAGCTCGTGCCCAAGCACATCGCGATCGTCATGGACGGGAATGGGCGCTGGGCTCAGGATCGGGGGTTGCCCCGCACCGAGGGGCATAAACGTGGAGAAGGTGTGCTTCTCAGTTTGGTGGAAGAGTGCCTCGAGCTGGGTGTGGATTACCTCTCGGCCTATGCATTCTCCACCGAGAATTGGCGGCGAAGCGCCGAAGAGGTCCGTTTCCTTATGGGTTTCAATCGCGATGTGTTGCGCAGGCAGCGTGATTACCTCGACAGTTTGGGGGTACGTATCCGTTGGGTGGGACGGCGCCCACGACTGTGGCGTTCGGTCATCGCGGAACTGGAAAAAGCTGAGCGCCAGACCGCAACGAACTCGAAGATGACTCTTGCCATGTGCGTGAACTATGGTGGTCGGGCCGAGATTGTCGACGCCGCCAGGGCCATCGCGGACGACGTGGCCCGTGGGGCGCTGAAGCCCCGACAGATTAGCGAGGCCAGGTTCGCTGATTACCTCGATGAACCCGATATGCCAGATGTAGACCTGTTCCTGCGCCCCTCGGGCGAGCAACGTACGTCGAACTTTTTGCCTTGGCAATCGACGTATGCCGAGATGGTCTATCAGGACGTTTTGTTCCCGGATTACACGCCCAATGATTTGCGGGCAGCTGTGTTGGAATTCGCCAAGCGGGACCGCCGCTTCGGCGGCGTGAAGTAA